CGCTCGCTCATCTGGGGAGTCGTCAATCAAGCGCGCCAGCTACAGGTCCGGACGGCCCGTGTCGAGAGCGAGATCCCAGAGCGTGAGCCCGTAACTCACCGCCGTCATCAGCGCGGCGCCGTGCAGCAGGGAGCTCGGGCGTGGCGCTCCACTCAGCGGGCCAAAAGTTCGGACGGCTGAGCAGCCCCGGCGAAGACGGCCTAGCTCGTCGACGTCGTTCGACGGCGCCGCCGGCTTCTCCACAGGTACTCGATGTTCGCGGCGAGGCCAGCTAACACCACGGCAGAAAGGAACGCTACGCCGGCGAGCTCCGCGATCGACAGACTTCGCAGATCAGTATCTGGCGAATCAGGGGCCCCCGTCGGGGCCTCGGTCGGGACTTCAGTCGGCGTCTCGCTCGGGGACTCGCTCGGCGTCTCGCTCGGGGACTCGCTCGGGGACTCGCTCGGCGTCTCGCTCGGGGACTCGGTCGGCGTGTCAGTTGGCGCATCGCTGGGGGCGCTCCCGCCGGTCTCGATCGTCAGCTGGCCAGACTGCGTGAGAACTGCCGCTCCGAGGACACCGATCAACGCCGCAAGGAAGGCCCCGATCAAGCCATTGACGAGCGGCCGCCTCCAGTCGGCCCGCGGCCGAGACGGCATATCCTCATCGTCCACCGTCGCGTCAGAGATCTCGTCCGAGCTCTCATTGGTGCTCTCGTCCTGGGCTTTGACCGCCGCTATGCGGATGGTCGCCAAACGTGCCATCTCGCCTGCGACCGTCGTCATGGCGTCTTGAAGTTCGCGACGCCCTGGCGATCTGGTCAACAACTGATCGTGTGCCGAGCGCAGTTGCTCGATGCGGCGGCGCAGTCGACCCTGGGCAGTGAATTCGTGAATCCAGCGCCCGGCGCCTAACAGGCCCGTAATGGCCACAACGAGCGCCGCGGCTTCTCCCACGGGCGAACCGTAGCGGGCACCCAGGATAGAACTGGGCAAGGCCGACAGAAGTACCGCAAGTACGTCCTCCCGCGAGTTCAGGTCCTAGGGACTCAGGTCGTCGCAGCGCCCTTGTTCCGGATGCTCCGACACCGGCCTTCCATGCGGCAGTGCGGATCGCCTCGCCCACTTCTCCCTCGACGAGCATCGGCCGACGGGACAGGAGAAGCGCAGGTGGCGACCAGTGGCGACAGGGCGGCCGCTCGTGAGGAGCGCATGGCGGAGCACGGCGCCAAGCTCGAATCGGCAGTCGAGGACCTGGTCACGGGTGAGGACTGGATCAGAGCGATCCGGTTCGCGGCGAACTTCCGCTCGCGGTCATTCGGCAACACGCTGTTGATCTATGTCCAGCACCACCAGGCATACCTCGAGGGCCGCGTTCCCGAACCGATGCCAACGTTCGTCGCCGGCTACAAGCAGTGGCGGAAGCTCGGCAGGTCGGTCGACCGAGGGCAGTCCGGGTACGCGATCCTCGCGCCGGTCACTCGGCGGTTCGCCACGACCGATCCAACCGATCCGAGATCATGGCGTCGACTCGACCGTGGCGAGAAAGCTCGACCGGGCGAGGTCGTGCGTAGCAAGCTCGTGGGGCTCAAGCCCGCCTATGTGTGGGACCTCAGTCAGACTTCCGGCCGCCCGATACCCGAGCAGCCGGCCCCACAGCTGCTGAGAGGCCAAGCCCCGGAAGGACTCTGGGACGGACTCGCGGCTCAAGTCGAGGCCGCCGGCTTCACGCTGAGCCGGGTGCCCAATGCCGCCGCCATCCGCGGCGTCCATGGAGTCACCAACGTCCAGAACAAGACCGTGAAGATCCGCGCCGACGTCGATGACGCCGCGGCGGTCAAGACCTTGGCGCACGAACTGGCCCACGTCGTGCTGCACGCCAAGCCGGACGGGATGATCAACGTCATGCATCGCGGAATCGCCGAGGTGGAGGCCGAGTCGGTGGCGATGATGATCGGTGCGAGCTACGGGATGGACACCAGCGACTACTCGGTGCCGTACGTTTCCACGTGGTCGAACACCGTCGCCGACGCTGAACCACTGCAGGTGGTCCGTGCGACCGGCGAACGCGTCCGCCGAACCGCACTCGCGATCCTCGATCAGCTCCCCGAACCGCCGGTCGGTGACGGCCTGCCGCCCGGCCTCGATTCGCCAGCACCCTCGACCACGGCGCGGAACGGCGAAACGCCGGCGAGTCGCGTCCAGCGACCCACCGGCGTCCCCGAGCCCGATGGCCTACAGCCTCGCGTCCCGCCCGCCGCGCGTTGACTCTTCAGCCGTCAGACGGAGGCACTCACCTGACGCGCCGCGGCCTCGACGAGCGACGCCCCGATGGCTTCGGCCTCGTCCGGCCGAAGCTCCAGCACCACGGACGGGCCACATCGTGGCGCGGCCGTCAACTCGACCTGGTCGTGGCCAGCCTCGGAACCGACGAGGTTGACGCCCAGCAGCCACCGATCGCGGCCGGCCACGACCGACGTGACGTATTGGCGGTGGGTGCGGTGTTCGCCGGCCTCGTTGCACCATTTGAGGACGCATTCCTGCGGTGGCGTGGTGGTGGTCATCGCGGTAGCTCGCTCTCGTGGGTGAAGAAATGGCGGACGTGGTCGAGTTCGGCCTTGACGGTGCTGAGCTGGTCGAGGGCCTGCTGGTAGCCGGCCAGGTGCTGCTCGGCGACGTTGACGGCGCCGGCGGCGCGGTCGAGCAGCTGGTGGCCGGTCTCGGCGACGAGGATGCGACCGGCGCGCCAGTCGATCTTGCCGCGGTAGCCGAGCACGAGCCCGCCGAGGCGTTCGGTGAGGGCGTCGAGACGGGCGATGATCTGCTCGTCGGACAGCCCGGGCAGGTACCGTTCGCGGGCGTCGGCGAGCACCGCCGGGGTCCAGCCGGCGCGCTGGGCGGTGTCGGCGATCTCGCGCAGCTGCCGGGCGAGGTCGCGCGCCTCGGACGGGGTGAGGGAGACGTCGGCGCGCTGGCCGGAGTCTTCGGGTTCGAGGTGGATGTCGATGGTCGGGCCCTCGGAGTCGTGCCAGGCGACGATCTCGCCGACCTCGTCGCTGACGAACGGTTGGCGCACGATGACGTCGCGACGCTCTTCATGGTGTGTGCTGACCACGGATCTCCTCCGTTGTTCCGTGCGGATCAGCTCGCGCGCTCGGCGGTGCAGTGCATCGAACTCCGGAACCGGCGCCACTCCGATGTGCGCACGAAACCGAGTGACGCCAGGACGGCGTCCCAGCCGGCGACATGCACGACAGGCCCGTCGACTGAGTCCCGAGCGACGAACTGCTCCCGCGCGACCTCGACTGACCGACCGCAACAACTCACCGCGCGACACCTCTACGCGAGCTTCGGCGCCACCACTCAATCCTCCTGAAGGAGGTCCTCAACACTCCATGACCGACGTCGTCGGTTCCTGGCGCCAGCAACCACGCTACGTCTGGCACGCGCACGAAGCAAGGCCCACCTTGCCTGCCATGCTCGATTGGTGCCGATCACGATCGACGGGCAGGAATACATGGATCGAGCTGAGCTCGCCACGTATCTCGGCGTCGAGCAGGACACCATCAGCGCCTGGGCTAGCCGCGGCACCATGCCCAAGCCAGCCCGCTACGTCGGGCGCTCGCCCTTGTGGCTCGTCAGTGAGATCGACGTATGGAACGCAGACCGGCCGGGCAAGGGCTGGCGCGGCAAGTGATCGCTTACCGCTCCCCCGGCGCCGCGTAGTAGTCGGCGAGCATCACGGACGGCCACTCGGGCTCGCTGACCTCGCCACGTGGACCCATAGCGGCGAACCACGGCTTGACGTCCAGGACCGGCGTCCCGTCGACGGCGTCGAGATCTTCGACGTGCAGATCGAGGCCGTCCACCTCGAGCAGCCGGCACCGGGAGACACCCAGCCAGTTGAGCCGGCGCATGTTGCGGTGACCGAACGTGCCGACCTCCGGCCAGTCCGGGTTGTCCCGCGGGCGCCGGGCGCCGAGATTGAGGTCCGTCGGATCGGTGAGGTGGAAGCGGAACACCACCTCGAGGTGTGAGAACGCGTCGAGCCCCTTGACGGCGTCGCTCGTGAAGCGCTCGCCGTCGATCCTGATGATCGAGCGTGTGCCGCCCCAGTAGTCGTCGGTCGGCTCGACCCGGCCGCCCACGACGTGAGCGACGGGCACGACCTCGTACGACTCAGCCATCGATACCTCCTGGGAGCAACCTGACGCTGCCCGGTCAGGACGCCGCCGCACTCACGGTATCGAGGTAGTCCGTCGCCCGCGCGTCCAGATCGACGGCCGCGGGGAGCTTGGCGCGACGGTACGGCGCCAGGGCGGCGCGCATGTCGAGGACGACCTGCCGAGTCCTGCCGGAGTCCACGCCGTCCATCGCGTCCAGCGACGTCGACCAGGTCGCGACCGCACCGTCGACGTCGCCCTGGCGCAGTTGCACCGAGCCGAGGTATCCGAGCGTGACCGCATGCGTCCGGGTGAACGCGCTCGCTTTCCGCGTGCGCACGCTGCGGGCGAACTGCTGCTCCGCGCCGGCGAGGTCACCGAGGTCGCGGAGCGTGCAGGCGGTCTCGTGTGCCAGGCTCGCCTCGCCGAAGAAGAACACGCGGGCCGGCTCGGCGTCACCAGAGCCAGTAGCGGCAAGGTCGTCCTCGGCGCGATTCAACGCCGCTGCAGCATCGGCCTCGCGACCGGCACTGGCCAGCGCCCGCGCGTGGACGACGCCCAGCAGGGCGCGCTCACGCGGGACCGCCATTGCGTAGCGCTCGCCGTCGACCGAACCGTCCGCCAACTGCAGCGCACGTGAGGGCTGGCCGAGGTCGACGGCCTGGTGCGCCATCGCCCGAAGCACGTGTCCGGCCAGCGGCGCGTCGCCAGCTTCGTCGGCCAGCTCCACCGCGGTGCGGAAGTCGCGCCAGGCGACGTCGTGGTCGCCCGCGTCGAAGGCCATCCAGCCGGAGAGATAGGCGAGCTCGCCGGCGGCGGAGAACATCGCACTCCGCACCCGATCGCTGTGGAAGGTGCCGTCGAGGAGAGGCGCGACATGGGCAGTGAAGTACTCGACCGCGGTCGAACGCGCGTGCCCGCCGCCCCGGCGCTGGTCCATGCGAGAGAACAGGCCGACCATGTCGAGAACGGCGTCGACCTCGCCTTTGCCAATCCGCGACCGGCCAGATGGTCCGCCGAGAACGTCGCGGCCAGCGCCTGGAAGGGCGACCGCTGCGGCTCCGAACGCAAGGGCTCCCAGTGCCTGCCTGCGCTCGATCTCCACGTCGATGCTCCCAACGTTCGCCGTCTCGTCCGCCGACACCGGCAGCCTACTGAGCAGTCCTGCGTCGGCCGGCATTAGGACGACGCGACCGTCGACGAGGACTGGGACGGCCACGGATGGCGTCGTCCCGGCCGCCGAGGGCTGGCCATCCGCGGGTGCGGAAAGCTCCGCGAAGCGAGCCTGGACGTCCGGCGCGGATCTGCTCAACGCGACGTCGAGTAGGTCCTGATTGTCGGGCGTCAGCGTGATATCGGCGCCACGGCTCTCCCACTTCGACACCGTGCGGATGGCGACACCGAGATGTTCGGCGAACGCGCGCACGCTCATGCGGAGGGCATGCCGAAGCGCCCTCGTCTCGACCCCGGACCAACGCTGCACAGTCATCTGACACCACGCTTACTCCGTGACACTCGGTCACTGAGGCAGTGAACTGAGTCACGTTACGCGGTCCGTCAGATCAGCACAAGATGTCGTTGCGTCCATCGCGACGTCGGGTGGATCGAGCCAGACGATCTCCGAGTCGCCGCCGTGCCCGTGGATCCGCTCGATGTCGCCTACTGAGGCGAACACGGTCACGGATCGAACCGGGCCGCTGCACCACGCCAGGGTCGCCTCTCCGCTTGGGTACCACGTGCCGTAGGCGACGACGCCGATACCGGAGACCCCGGAGCGATCGCGGTAGCGCCGCAGAGCGAACCGGCGCGGAATCACTCGTCCGACCCAGCTTCGCCGAATCGACCGTCCCACTCCGGTAGCGCGACGGCGGCAGCGACGCCGACGGGCCGCAGCCGGTCGCCGTCACGCTCGACGGGACGAGCCAGCCAGCAGTGTGCCTGCGCATTCCACAGCAACACGTACTCGGTATCGCGACGCAACATGGTCGCCCTCCAGCCGAATCGGCAGTGAGCGGGTCCTCTACTCCCACGCTCGATCCCGATCCTGCGCCGGAACGAGTGCGGGGCCAATGAACCACCGTGGCACCGCCGGTGCACCGGCAATCGTCCGGATTCTCCGAACTCCGCGCGTGCCGGCCGGTTCCACACCGGTGCAGTGCGGATTCATTGGCGCGAAGCGCCACTCGGGAGACGTTTGAAGGTGGCCCCGATGGCGGCGGCAGAACGCACCGCCGGCGTCGGGCGCCAGCCGAAGTGCAGGGCGGCGAAAGCCAGCACGCCCGGCAGCCGATGACTATAGGTATCGTCGCGCGGCCGGTCAAGCGCTGGACAACGCAACCGTGGGGGCGTGTGCCCGCGTCGCAGCGCGTCTGCGGCGCGGATCGGTTGGCGTACCTCCTGGTCAGAGGGCCACAGGAACTGAGTGTGCCCGCGATAGAGGAGGTCCGAAGCATGTCCGACAACCCGTTCCTCGACGCTGCTCTGGCGGCGGCCGATCGGGGGTGGAGGGTCTTCCCGATCGAGCCAGGGGGCAAGAGCCCGGCGTTCAAACGCTGGCAGCAGCTGGCGACGACCGACCACGATCGGCTCCGCTCGTGGTGGCGTGCCGCCGATCGCTGGAACGTCGGCATCGCGACCGGTGAGTCGAGCCTGCTCGTGGTCGACCTCGATCCCGCGCACGGCGCGACCGCCCCCGACCGATTCATGGGCGCCCAGCATGGATCCGACGTCCTCGCGATGCTTGCAGCAGACGCCGGAGCCGCGCCGCCGGCCGAGACGTACACGGTTGCCACGCCCAGCGGCGGACTGCACCTGTACTTCCGGGCTCCGGGCGGCGGCGCGCACCGATCGACCATCGGCACGCTGGGTTGGCGGATCGACACGCGCGGCCGCGGCGCCGCCGTCGTCGCGGCGGGCTCGATGAACGTGGCCGGGTCGTACCGCTTGATTCGCGACCAGCCGGTGGCCGAGCCACCCGGCTGGCTGGTGAAGGCGCTCACACCACCGCCGCCGCCTCGCCCTGGTCCGCCGTTGCGGCTCTCGGCGGACCGTGCCGGCAGATACGTCCAGGCGATCGTGACGAACGTGACCGCCGAGGTGAAGGCGGCGCTGCCCGGTCATCGTCACGACACCGTTCTCAGGGCGGCTTGCACGTTCGGGCGCCTGGTGGGTGGCGGCGAGCTCGCCGTCGATGAGGCGCGTCAGGCTTTGCTTCATGCGGCCGCCGGCCACGTCGGCGTTGCCGGATGGACCGCCGAAGAGAGCGCGCGGACAATCGACGACGGTCTCGCCTACGGGATGCGGCTGCCACGTTCGATCAGCGGGTCGGTCGGCGCCGCCGTACCGGCCGCGCAGGATGGCGTCGACAGATGACGGCGGTCAACGACGAGGCTCATCCGGAGGCGGTTCCGGGCTGGGTGGCCGGAATCGCCGTCGCGGGCACTGTGGCGATCGCGCTGGGCGCGTTCTGGTTGTCGTTCACCTCACTCGCCGACCTCGCGCGTCGGTCCGGGATCGACAGCAGCCAGGCGTGGGCGTGGCCGCTCATCGTCGACGGCATCATCGTCGTCGCGACGATCTCGGTTGTGGCACTACACGAGTACGGACGCGCGGCGACCCGGTACCCGTGGTCTCTGCTGCTAGCAGGCGCAGCTGTGTCGGTGACGGCGAACGCGGTCGACGCGGTGGTCTCGGCTGACGCCTCGGTGCCTCCGGTCGTCGCCGCCGCGGTATCGGCGGTGCCTCCGCTCGTGCTGCTCGCGATCACGCACCTGACGGTCGAACTGACCCGGCGAGCCCGACGGGGTCCGGCGCCGCGCGTCGCTGACGAAGACCTGCCCGTCGATCGCCGCCAGGCGGCGCGGCACCTGCGTGCCGGCGGCGGGTCATACCGACGGATCGCTGCCGAGCTGGGCGTGCATCCGTCGACCGTCGGGCGATGGCTCGGCCAGCGAGGCGCCGACGAGACGACGGACACCGAGACCGAGGAACCGGGAGCGTTGGCGCACCTCTCTGCCAGGGAGGGAGCACACGCATGAGGAACAACAGCGACGAGTCGGCGACGTTCGATGCCGAGGATGTCGAGCAGTTCATCAGCACGCCCGAGGGCTTGCGGGCGGTCCTGACGGTGATCGATCGGCTCGGACCGGAGGGGTGGCAAC
This Jiangella alba DNA region includes the following protein-coding sequences:
- a CDS encoding DUF2637 domain-containing protein; protein product: MTAVNDEAHPEAVPGWVAGIAVAGTVAIALGAFWLSFTSLADLARRSGIDSSQAWAWPLIVDGIIVVATISVVALHEYGRAATRYPWSLLLAGAAVSVTANAVDAVVSADASVPPVVAAAVSAVPPLVLLAITHLTVELTRRARRGPAPRVADEDLPVDRRQAARHLRAGGGSYRRIAAELGVHPSTVGRWLGQRGADETTDTETEEPGALAHLSAREGAHA
- a CDS encoding Tat pathway signal protein; its protein translation is MSVRAFAEHLGVAIRTVSKWESRGADITLTPDNQDLLDVALSRSAPDVQARFAELSAPADGQPSAAGTTPSVAVPVLVDGRVVLMPADAGLLSRLPVSADETANVGSIDVEIERRQALGALAFGAAAVALPGAGRDVLGGPSGRSRIGKGEVDAVLDMVGLFSRMDQRRGGGHARSTAVEYFTAHVAPLLDGTFHSDRVRSAMFSAAGELAYLSGWMAFDAGDHDVAWRDFRTAVELADEAGDAPLAGHVLRAMAHQAVDLGQPSRALQLADGSVDGERYAMAVPRERALLGVVHARALASAGREADAAAALNRAEDDLAATGSGDAEPARVFFFGEASLAHETACTLRDLGDLAGAEQQFARSVRTRKASAFTRTHAVTLGYLGSVQLRQGDVDGAVATWSTSLDAMDGVDSGRTRQVVLDMRAALAPYRRAKLPAAVDLDARATDYLDTVSAAAS
- a CDS encoding helix-turn-helix transcriptional regulator, which translates into the protein MPITIDGQEYMDRAELATYLGVEQDTISAWASRGTMPKPARYVGRSPLWLVSEIDVWNADRPGKGWRGK
- a CDS encoding bifunctional DNA primase/polymerase, with the protein product MSDNPFLDAALAAADRGWRVFPIEPGGKSPAFKRWQQLATTDHDRLRSWWRAADRWNVGIATGESSLLVVDLDPAHGATAPDRFMGAQHGSDVLAMLAADAGAAPPAETYTVATPSGGLHLYFRAPGGGAHRSTIGTLGWRIDTRGRGAAVVAAGSMNVAGSYRLIRDQPVAEPPGWLVKALTPPPPPRPGPPLRLSADRAGRYVQAIVTNVTAEVKAALPGHRHDTVLRAACTFGRLVGGGELAVDEARQALLHAAAGHVGVAGWTAEESARTIDDGLAYGMRLPRSISGSVGAAVPAAQDGVDR
- a CDS encoding TrmO family methyltransferase domain-containing protein → MAESYEVVPVAHVVGGRVEPTDDYWGGTRSIIRIDGERFTSDAVKGLDAFSHLEVVFRFHLTDPTDLNLGARRPRDNPDWPEVGTFGHRNMRRLNWLGVSRCRLLEVDGLDLHVEDLDAVDGTPVLDVKPWFAAMGPRGEVSEPEWPSVMLADYYAAPGER
- a CDS encoding ArdC-like ssDNA-binding domain-containing protein; this encodes MAEHGAKLESAVEDLVTGEDWIRAIRFAANFRSRSFGNTLLIYVQHHQAYLEGRVPEPMPTFVAGYKQWRKLGRSVDRGQSGYAILAPVTRRFATTDPTDPRSWRRLDRGEKARPGEVVRSKLVGLKPAYVWDLSQTSGRPIPEQPAPQLLRGQAPEGLWDGLAAQVEAAGFTLSRVPNAAAIRGVHGVTNVQNKTVKIRADVDDAAAVKTLAHELAHVVLHAKPDGMINVMHRGIAEVEAESVAMMIGASYGMDTSDYSVPYVSTWSNTVADAEPLQVVRATGERVRRTALAILDQLPEPPVGDGLPPGLDSPAPSTTARNGETPASRVQRPTGVPEPDGLQPRVPPAAR